The genomic region TGTAAGGGAACCATTGCCGCAAAATCGTAATTTTTCCCCGTTATATCCAACGGACGGGAATCCGGTACTACATAATCCAATTCCAACCCGAGGATAAAAGCACGTACGAGCATCATCTTACCGGCTATATATTGTATGGGTAAACAGTGAAGTGCCGTATCACCCGGTTTTAGATCGAAAAAATCACCTGTCGCCAGTGCCGAATTGACCATTGCAGCCTTTTGCAGGTGTATTTTTTTAGGCGTTCCCGTGGTTCCGGAAGTTGTCATTTCGATATATTCCTTTCCATCAAACCATTCCAGAATAAAATGCCCTAGTGCTTTTTCGTGTGCATCTCCTTCTTTTACAAAAACATAGGCTTTGTCATACAATTCTTTTCCATTAAAATGCACACCGTTTAATTTAAAACGATTATGCACATTTTTATAGGTTAGCTTATTGATCATAATTCTCTTTATTTTCAAATACGATTTTACCGGTTAGCTTTTCTTTCCAGTTTTTCCATTGGTATTTTCGCGAATAGATATATAGCAATATCGGGTAGATAACGAACACCGGCAGTATTACATCAAAACCGGCCGATGGTTCCGACATGTCTTTTAAAATGGAATGCGTCTGAAATACCGTCCAGTCGGAAGTAACCAAAAGTGCTCCAACCAGGTTATTAGCCGCATGGAAACCCAACGCGAGTTCCAAGCCTTCGTCCATTAGTGTCATTATTCCCAGAAAAAATCCGGTTCCGACATAATAGATCAATATAATATTCCCCATTTTTCCAACTTCCGGGTTGGCAATATGCATTAGTCCGAACATAATTGAAGTAATCAAAAATGGAATCAACCGACTTCGGGTCACCACTCCGATGCCCTGCATCAGGTAACCGCGAAATAAATATTCCTCGAAACTGGTTTGCAACGGGATAAACAATACCGCCAGTATCAGAAAGGTAAAAAATGGTACCGGTTGGAAATTCAATTTAAAGTTTTCAGGGTGCGAAAAATAAACCGCCAGTGTCAGTACAATCGATATTGTTGCCCATAATCCGAATGAAAATAAAATCCGGTTCCAATCCACTTTTGCCCGCGAAGTCGTCAAACTGGTAATACTTTGACGGTGTATCACTTTTACCCAAACCCACAACAAAAGACAAGCAATCGAAAGCGGCAGAATAATCATTACAAAGGTCATATTTTCACCAAAGGCGGCTATGGTTTGATGCATTGCCTGCTCGGTATCGATCTCGGAAGCCGCTATATAATTGGCAATCATAACGGCAAAAAATAATACCGGAATCGGTAAATATAAAAAGAAACGAAAGTTTTTGGTTTTGACTTGTTCGATAAACATATCTGTTACTGGATTTTAGTATATTTCCTATAGCAACCTATGGTGGAAAATTTGTTTTCACTAAGTTAATCCAATTTTCACAGAATAGTAGTTCCTTTGTAAAAAATATTGCACTATGATTACAATTTACCACAACCCGAGATGCAGCAAATCCAGAGAAGGACTTTGCCTGTTGGAAGAAAAAGGAATTTCGTTTGAAACCGTAAAATACCTGGATCAGCCTTTGAGCCGCGAAGAACTACAATCAATCATCCAAAAACTGGGAATTAAACCAATCGAACTGGTTCGTCAGAAAGAAAGTCTTTGGAGCGAAAATTATAAAGGTCAGACGCTTTCCGACGATGCGATCATTACCATTTTGTCCGAAAATCCCAAACTAATTGAACGTCCGATTGTTATCAATGGTGACAAGGCCGTAATTGGTCGTCCAACCGAAAAGATTCTGGAAATTATTTAGAATCAGTATACGTTTGTTTTAACAAACATTTGTGATTCCCCACTTAAACCCAAGGTTACTTTTGCAGTCAAACCTTGCAAATCAAACTAATTACACATGAAACGATTTCATTTTGCAGTAGTAATGTTCTTACTATTGTCTTCTGTTGTCTCATTCGCTCAAAAACCAGACGCGGCTAAAGTTACTGTTACCGGACGTGTTGTGGACAGCGAATCCAAACAACCCCTGGAATATGCGAATATCTATGCCCAAAATCTTAAAAATAAATCCGTTGTTTCCGGTGCGATGACCAACGACAAAGGGGAATTCAGTTTTGAAGTGCCTGCCGGAAATTATTATATCAAGGTGGAGTTTCTATCTTTTAAAACCGTTGAAATCCCGCAAAAAGAACTTACAAAAGATACCAGCCTGGGAATGATCACCCTTGCTCTTGACGCTAAACAGCTTCAGGAAGTTACCGTGGTAGCCGAGAAAAGTACGGTAGAGATCAAACTGGACAAAAAAGTATATAACGTAGGAAAAGACATGACCGTTAAAGGCGGTAGCGTGAGCGATGTATTGGACAATGTTCCTTCGGTTACCGTGGATTCTGACGGTAATGTAAGCCTAAGAGGTAACGACAACGTCCGTATTTTGATCGACGGAAAACCATCGGGTCTTGCCGGAATCAATGTTGCCGATGCTTTACGTACCCTTCCGGCCGATTCGGTTGACAAAGTGGAAGTAATCACCAACCCGTCGGCACGTTATGATGCCGAAGGTGGTGCCGGTATCGTAAACATCATCCTTAAAAAAGGAAAAGCACAGGGAATCAATGGTAGTGTTATGGCTGTTGCCGGTAATCCGGATAATTTCGGAGGGAATACCAATGTCAACTTCAGAAGCAAAGCGTTTAACCTCTTTACCAACTTCGGCTACAACTATAGTAACAGTCCGGGGAATTCGTTTACCGATTCGGAAAACTTAGACCGAAATACCGGTGCAGTTTCCAGCTATATCGAAGAAAGACGTAAAAACAAAAGAGAGCGTAAAGGGTATAATGCCGGTTTCGGATTGGAATGGTATTTAACCAAATCCTTAACCTGGACGAACTCGATTGGAGTCCGTAAAAACAACGGTGCCAATCCGGATAATGTATTCTTTAATAATTATGATGCTAATCACGATTTTTTATACACCCGTAACCGTTTTAACGATCAGTCAAACGATTCACAAAATTTAGAATACTCGACAAATTTCACACAGAAGTTTAAAAAAGATGGTCATAAATTAACCGTTGATTTTTCGGCTTCTACCAACCGTGATAATGACGATGCAACGATTAGTGATACCCGTTTTGATACCGGTGTGTCTACCATTGATAGAACTTTAAACAACCAAAAACAAACGCGAAGCCTGTTACAAGCCGATTACGTTTTACCAATTGGAAAGAAAAGTCAGTTTGAAGCGGGTTATCGCGGTGATTTTACCGATTTGACTACCGATTACCGCGTGGATCATTTTAGTAACAATACCTGGATGAACGATCCAAACTTTACCAATATTTTCGAATATAAAGAGCAAATCAACGCGCTTTATGCACAGTTTGGTTCCAAGATCAGTAAATTCAGTTATATGGTGGGAATGCGTTTTGAAGATTCCAACATCGGGATTGACTTTTTACGTACGGAACAATTCAACACCAAAAAATACCACAATTTCTTCCCAAGTGTATTCTTGAGCTATGAGTTTGCACAGGATAACAGTATTAGTTTAAGTTATAGTAAACGTATCAACCGTCCGAGAGGGCGTTTCCTAAATCCGTTTAACGGACTATCGAGTAACATCAACGTATTCGAAGGAAACCCGGATTTGAATCCGTCGTATACCAACTCCTTTGACCTGGGTTATTTAAAACGTTGGGACAAATTAACCTTAAATACTTCGGCTTATTTTAATAAAACCGATGATAGTTTCCAGTTTATTAAAAAAGCAACCGGAAATGTAATCGACGGTAACCCGGTATACGCCAATACGCCGGTAAACTTAGCCACCGAATACCGTTTTGGTTTTGAGTTTACCTTAAATTATACGCCATACAAATGGTGGAAACTAAACGGAAACTTCAATTTCTTCCGTAACGAGTTAGATGGAAGTTATACTTATATTGATCAAAACAACACGGAAGTCTTTACCGATTTAAGCAATACAGCCTACAGCTGGTTTACCCGTGTAAGTTCGAAAGTAAGCTTACCATATGGTATCGACTGGCAGACCAATGCGACCTATAATGCACCACAAAACACGTCTCAGGGAAGAAGCGAAGGTATTGTATCGGCAAACCTGGCGTTAAGCAAGGATATTCTAAAAGATAAAGCAACGATCGCCTTAAATGTAAACGACGTGTTTAACTCCAGAAAAAGAATTACCGATACCAGCATTCCACTCCTATTAAATTCCCACAGCGAAATGCAATGGAGAGAACGTCAGATCAATCTAACCTTTACCTACCGTTTTAACAAAAGCAAATCCGACAGAGATAAGCAACAAAAACGCGATGATAATGGTGGTGGCGACGAATATATGGGCGGATAACATCATGAAAATCAACAAAAAAAGCCAAGTAAATTATTACTTGGCTTTTTTTGTATCCTAAAATATGTAATATTAGGGCTGCTTTATCAGAATATATTTATCAATAGGCACAGGCACATATCCACTAGGTAATGCCGGCAATTCCCCTGTGTGTACATAATTCTCAGGCTTTAACCCTATTTTTATTTTTTCAATACCATTCTCAACATAATACTTAACACTCATTTGGCTGTTTAAATAACTTGCCGCCGGGTCACTAAAAGAAAGAAAAACCAAATTTTTTCCGCCCGTAGGACATTCGTCACATTTCCCAAGTGTTGCACCGTAGATATTATTGCCACCATAGGTAGATGAATTTGACTCCATTAAACCGATTGTATTAGCTTGTTGTATGCCATTGTGAATATAGCTGTACTCACCTATAAGCATATCAGTTGTAAAGTTTCTAAATGGATTAACCACTTGCGTTTTCTTTCTTAGTACTATGGTTAACGAAGTAGAACCGTTAGTGTATTTCCACGTCCCCTGAAACTTGTTTAAATCGTTATCAATGTCTTTGTAATATTTTCCGGCTTCCTGACTATGCGCTAAGTATAATGGAAAAGTTTGTGAACA from Flavobacterium sp. WV_118_3 harbors:
- the arsC gene encoding arsenate reductase (glutaredoxin) (This arsenate reductase requires both glutathione and glutaredoxin to convert arsenate to arsenite, after which the efflux transporter formed by ArsA and ArsB can extrude the arsenite from the cell, providing resistance.), producing MITIYHNPRCSKSREGLCLLEEKGISFETVKYLDQPLSREELQSIIQKLGIKPIELVRQKESLWSENYKGQTLSDDAIITILSENPKLIERPIVINGDKAVIGRPTEKILEII
- a CDS encoding TonB-dependent receptor; the encoded protein is MKRFHFAVVMFLLLSSVVSFAQKPDAAKVTVTGRVVDSESKQPLEYANIYAQNLKNKSVVSGAMTNDKGEFSFEVPAGNYYIKVEFLSFKTVEIPQKELTKDTSLGMITLALDAKQLQEVTVVAEKSTVEIKLDKKVYNVGKDMTVKGGSVSDVLDNVPSVTVDSDGNVSLRGNDNVRILIDGKPSGLAGINVADALRTLPADSVDKVEVITNPSARYDAEGGAGIVNIILKKGKAQGINGSVMAVAGNPDNFGGNTNVNFRSKAFNLFTNFGYNYSNSPGNSFTDSENLDRNTGAVSSYIEERRKNKRERKGYNAGFGLEWYLTKSLTWTNSIGVRKNNGANPDNVFFNNYDANHDFLYTRNRFNDQSNDSQNLEYSTNFTQKFKKDGHKLTVDFSASTNRDNDDATISDTRFDTGVSTIDRTLNNQKQTRSLLQADYVLPIGKKSQFEAGYRGDFTDLTTDYRVDHFSNNTWMNDPNFTNIFEYKEQINALYAQFGSKISKFSYMVGMRFEDSNIGIDFLRTEQFNTKKYHNFFPSVFLSYEFAQDNSISLSYSKRINRPRGRFLNPFNGLSSNINVFEGNPDLNPSYTNSFDLGYLKRWDKLTLNTSAYFNKTDDSFQFIKKATGNVIDGNPVYANTPVNLATEYRFGFEFTLNYTPYKWWKLNGNFNFFRNELDGSYTYIDQNNTEVFTDLSNTAYSWFTRVSSKVSLPYGIDWQTNATYNAPQNTSQGRSEGIVSANLALSKDILKDKATIALNVNDVFNSRKRITDTSIPLLLNSHSEMQWRERQINLTFTYRFNKSKSDRDKQQKRDDNGGGDEYMGG
- a CDS encoding CPBP family intramembrane glutamic endopeptidase, yielding MFIEQVKTKNFRFFLYLPIPVLFFAVMIANYIAASEIDTEQAMHQTIAAFGENMTFVMIILPLSIACLLLWVWVKVIHRQSITSLTTSRAKVDWNRILFSFGLWATISIVLTLAVYFSHPENFKLNFQPVPFFTFLILAVLFIPLQTSFEEYLFRGYLMQGIGVVTRSRLIPFLITSIMFGLMHIANPEVGKMGNIILIYYVGTGFFLGIMTLMDEGLELALGFHAANNLVGALLVTSDWTVFQTHSILKDMSEPSAGFDVILPVFVIYPILLYIYSRKYQWKNWKEKLTGKIVFENKENYDQ
- a CDS encoding DUF6705 family protein; translation: MKNIFIITILLLSITGCSQTFPLYLAHSQEAGKYYKDIDNDLNKFQGTWKYTNGSTSLTIVLRKKTQVVNPFRNFTTDMLIGEYSYIHNGIQQANTIGLMESNSSTYGGNNIYGATLGKCDECPTGGKNLVFLSFSDPAASYLNSQMSVKYYVENGIEKIKIGLKPENYVHTGELPALPSGYVPVPIDKYILIKQP